The region CGGCATTATGTTGCGACACCTGCATGACGCTGCGCACAGTCGTCCGGGGCGTGCCCTTCATGCGATGATCGTATGGCTTGGGCGCAAACTGACTCGTTGCACCGATTGCTGGTGGAAACTCATGCTGGTGTTCGTGATCGGCTGGCTGTGGGTGCCGACCACGCTATTGGCTGCATTCGGCGCCGACATACGTTCGCAAATCCGCGAATTCAGCTGGGCGTTGAACCAGTGGATGGGCCTGAAGCAACCGTATATCGGTTTCTTCTCGTTCGTGCCCATGGATATCTACCCGACCGCGCATTACATGTGGCCGGATAATCCCACGTACCTGACCGACCAGCATAACGTTGTGCTTACCGTGTTCTACGGCGCGGTGGCGGCGGTTTCCCGCTATTTCACCGACTCCAACGATGCGGGCATTGTGGTGCTTGCCGCATTGCAATGGCTGTTCGCCGCATTCTGCTGTTCGGCGACCGCCAACCGATTCTTCAACCTGCCGTGGCGCAGGCTCGGCGTCGGCACATTCGACTTCTCGCATCCGGAACGCCACGATTGCTGGAATATGCGCGATTACACGCATCCCGAAGCGGGCGTCGTGGCACGTCCTTCCAGACTGCGGGCTGGTGCGAAAACCCGATTCGTGATACTTCTGTTCTTCATGGTGTGCCCCCTTGCAGTGTTCGCCACGATTTCCCTGACGAAATCGCCGCTGTTCGCTTTCGCATTCGTATGGTGGTTCGGCGTGTGGTACGAACTGCATATGACGCACATCAAAGCGTTGCCCACCATCAACAGCAAGCCGACTCGTTTGCGCAAACGCTCGATCATGGCGCTCATCATCTCAAGCTGCGTGATGCTCATCAGCGCGAAATACGCATGGTACATCATTCTCTTCACCCTGATCCTGGCGCTCATCAACGATCGAAAACGTTGGAAAACCTATCTTGTGGCACTGCTGCTGCCGACCATCCTCATTCATGGCGGCATCGTATTCCTCACCAACACGGGTGCCATCATCGGTGGCGACCCAATCGAAAGCCGGGGCATCCAACTGCAACAGATCGCGCGCGTCGCCAAATACAATCCAAAAGGCATTCCGGCAGACGCGGCGGAAAAGCTCGAACCCATCTTCAACCTCGACCAAATGGCCGAAGCATACTCCTGGCAGGACGCCGACCCGGTGAAATCCTCCGGCATCCAATCAAAAAAAGTCAGCTACAAGTGGCGTACCGTCACCGAAGACGACATGAAGAACTTCAACGAGGCATGGCTTGAAATCGTCGTCGCGAATCCCGTGATCGCACTCGACGCGTTTTTCGCGGAGTGTTTCGGCTATTTCAACGTGACTGACCTGCCGTACGTGTCGATGGACTACTACGTGAACAACGATTACGTGCAGAGCGGCAATGTGTGGATACACCTGTACAACCACGATTGGCGCGATGCGGTGGCTGGTTTCGCCAAAGGATGGGGCAATATTCCCGTGGTCGGCTGGGTGACGCACGGCAATCTGTACGTAACGCTGATGCTGCTGGTCGGCGCTGCCGAAGTGGTGCTGCGACGGTGGCGTTCGCTGTCGTGGCATTTGCCCTTGTTGCTGCTCATGGGCGTGATGATCACCGCTCCGGCCAACAATTTCGAACGGCATATGCTGCCGGTCGCGTTCGTGTTCGGTTTCGTATGCCTGCAATTCTGGCGCGAGTCGCGTAATGCGCGGCTGGCGGCCAATGCGAACGTGGTCAGCGAGCATGAGGCCAGCCAAGTGCGGCAGGACGAATAGCGGCTGCGTGGTTGTTGTGCTGGCCGTTACGTTGCATCGAACATACCGTAGTAGATAGGTAATGATGGCGATTTTGGATTCGGCAATGATTATGCCGCGTACTTGTGTTGCGGCGGATCAGGTGCTGCTGCTCGACACCGTGGGATCCACGAATACGTATGCCGCGAATTTGGTGCGCGAGGGAGTGCTGTTCGGTGCGAATGGTGCGGATGGCGTGAACAGCGCGGATGGCGTGAATGCAGGGAAGTCTGCGTGGAGCGGGCATGAAATCGTGGTCATTGCGGCGAATGAGCAGACAGCAGGCCGCGGGCGTCTCGACCATACGTGGACGAGCGTTCCGGGGGAGTCGTTCATCGTGTCGCTGGTGGTAAGCGTGCCCGTTTCGATTATGCGCGATTTATCCGTCAGCGGTTGGCTGCAAATGATCGCCGGTTACGAGATGCGTGAGGCGATTGTTGGCGCGGTACGCGATTGCGGCGGCGATTTTGACGGGAAGATTGGAACCATTGCGCTGAAATGGCCGAACGATATTTTCGTGGAGGGACGGAAACTCGGCGGCATTCTCGCCGAAATGGTGCCGATTACGGGTTGTGGGGATCGCGTCGCCATTGTGATCGGCGTCGGTTTGAATCTTGCCGTCGCGCAGGAACGATTGCCGATAGACATGGCCACGTCATTGCAGTTGATTGCGCATGATCTGCCGGATGCTGCCGTTATGCGCGATGCAATCGCCGCACGTTGGGTGCAAGGATTGCGCTCGCGGTTGGCTGATTTCGAGGAAGATCCCCATCGTGAGGCCGTGCGTGCCAGAGAGGTCATGATTCCGATCTGTTGGACGCTTGGCAAATCTTGCGAAGCGCATTTCGTGGATGGAACCATCCTGCGGGGCAAGGCTAACGCTTTAAACGACGACGCCTCCCTGACTATTGAGGATCAGGAAGGCGTGTTGCATCGGGTGAGCACGGCCGATGTGGGCGTGCTCGGCAAGTGAGGAAAACGTTCGTAACGCGTTCCACTCACTTCAGCTTGGCAAGACCTGCGACCACAGCGGAAGCGACAACGGCCTTGACCGCGTCGCCGGCAATGAATCCCATGGAAGCCACCGCGACGATCGGCAGCGCAACGCCGGTAATGGCGGACTGCACGATGAAGCCAAGCAGATAGTCAAGCACAATGCAGCCGGCGACGCAGGCGAACAGATAACGTGCGGCGGTCAGCGCACCGTGCTTCAGCGAATCGGTGCGGGCTTCGCCCTTGAGCAGCGAGGTGACGACGGCTGCCGGCAGGAAGCCGATCAGGAAGCCGGCGCTCGGGCCGACCAATGCCATGGTGGAAGCGCCGCCTGCGAACACCGGCAGACCGACCGCGCCTGCCGCCAGATACATGAGCATTGCGGCGCCGGCCTGCTTCCACGGCAGCATCAGCGCGGCCAGCATCACCACAAACGTCTGCAAGGTGATCGGCACGGGCGTGCCTGGAATCGGCACGGCGCCGGCCGCGGAAGCTGCCCACATGAGTACGGCGAACAGCGTGGGCTTGAGTACGGAGCCGAGAGTGCCGCTGGTAGCGGTTTTCAGTGTGGTTTTGAGCGTCAGCATTGCGTTACGCACGATAATTCTCCTTGAATCTGCTTGCATTACTGTTGATGAATCGACGATTGTTGACGGCCGAAATGACGGCAATCGCAAAAGTGACGAAAATGCATGGTTTGTCAACTTATGCCCCCAATCGTAGGTTGGCTAAGTTTCGGTAACGTTTGTGGAGCCTTACAAAAAGATCGCGTGTCTTTTGTGGGAAACGAGTTCCCGATTTTTCGTTCGTTCGGCCAAACTTGACGTTATGCCTAAAAATGTCAACAAACTTCTGGTGGCGAATCGCGGCGAAATCGCTCTTCGCGTAGTGCGCACCGCGCGTGAGATGGGGATTCCCACGGTTGCGGTGTATGCGGAACAGGATCGTCATGCGCAATATGTGCAGATGGCTGACGACGCATATCTGCTTTCCGGAGATACATACAAAGACACATATCTCAACGAGGATCTGCTGATCGACATTCTGCAGCGCAGCGGTGCCGACGCAGTGCATCCGGGCTATGGATTCCTTTCCGAAGTCGCTTCATTCGCACAGAAAGTGATCGACGCGGGCGCGGCCTGGGTTGGTCCCAATCCGGAAGCCCTCGTGGATTTAGGGGATAAGATCACCGCACGTCGTGTGGCGACGTTTGCGAAAGTTCCGCCGGTTCCCGGTATTTCCCAGTCGATTTCCGACATGCGATTGCTGCTTGATTTCGCACACACGCACGGTTATCCGCTGATGCTCAAGCGTACCGATGGCGGCGGCGGCCGCGGCATCACGCTGGTGCATAATGATGATGAGCTGCGCGGCTTCTACATGAATCATGACGCGCTGCAGGGCGGCGATCTGAACGAATATTTCGTTGAACGATTCATCGACAAAGGGCGTCACGTCGAAACGCAGTGCGGCCGCGATTCGCACGGTAACTTCACCGTGTATTCCACGCGCGACTGCTCCGTGCAGCGCCGCAATCAGAAGCTTGTTGAAGAGGCTCCCGCACCGTTCCTTCCCTCTGATGTGACCGACCAGCTGGAAACCTACTCCCGCCGACTGTTCGAAGCGGTCGATTACGAAGGCCTTGGCACCTGCGAATTCATGGTGACCGAGCAAGGCAAAGTGTACTTCCTGGAAGTCAATCCGCGCCTGCAGGTGGAGCATACCGTCAGCGAGGAGGTTTGCGGACTCGACCTGGTGCGCGAGCAGCTGACCATCGCCAACGGTGAGGAATTGACCGTGAACCATCCGCTTCGTGGGCACAGTTTCGAACTGCGTCTGACCTGCGAGGATCCGGCAAAGAACCTTGCGCCAAGCTCCGGCACGCTGACTTCGCTGCGTTGGCCGTCCGGACCGGGTATCCGCGTGGATTCCGGCGTCGTCGAAGGCGACACCATCTCGCCGAAATTCGATTCGATGATGGGCAAACTCGTGGTCACCGCATCCGACCGCGCCGCGGCCGTGGCACGTGTGCGCCGAGCATTGAGCGAACTGAAAGTGGAAGGCGTGCCAACTCCGGCAAGCCTGTTCGAACAGATCTTCAATGACGACGAATTCACCGCCGAACACGGTGCCGCATACGATGTCAGCACCAAATGGCTGGAACGCAAGTATCTCAACAAAGAAGCCGTATCGTCCCAAGGAGGGCAGCCGGCATCCGTGTCTGGCACGACGGGCTCTCTTGACGTCGACAAGAAGGAATCCAGCGAAACCTTCGTCATCGAAGTCAACAATCGCAGAGTGTCGTTGACCGTGCCGAACGACATCGTCGCCAACCTGACGGGCGGTGCCAAAGCACGTGACGCGAAACGCGCCATCCAGCCTCTGCGCGGGCAGGGACTGCATCATGCGCAGAAAAAACAGCAAAGCAACGACGGCCAATCCGGCGTGATCGCAAGTCCGATGCAGGCCGTCGTGACACGCATTAACGTGGCCGAAGGCCAGCAGGTGGCCAAGGGCGACCTGCTCGTCGTACTCGAATCCATGAAGATGGAAAACTATGTGTATGCGCCGGTCAAGGGCGCCGTCACCAAGATTTTCGTGGGGCCCGCGGCGGGCGTGGAAGCCGGCGAAACATTGATGACCATCGATGTGACCGGAGCGAGCGGTAACGGAAAGCAAGCTGACGGAACCGCTGTTGGCGACACTACGGAAGGGGGTAAGTGATGACCGATATCATCGCAAGCCCGGCCGTTAAAGAAGCCGTGAAAATCGTGATGGAACAGCAGGAACGACTCGGCAAAAACGCAGCCGAAGCCGTCTCTGCGGCCGCAACCGCCTCCGCAACCGACGTGCCGGGCGCGTCCCAGCCAATCCGCGCATCCGTACTGCGAGCGGCACAACTCGCGCACGAAGCGGAAGATCATGCACGCAATCGCCAGCACGTTAAAGGCAAGCTGACGGCACGCGAACGTCTCGACCTGCTGCTCGATACCGGTTCTTTTGAGGAAATCGGACGATTCTGCGGCGGCGACATCAACGGTGGTCGTGCGGGAGCGGCGGTCATCACAGGTTTCGGCGAAGTGTTCGGGCGCAAAGTCGCCGTCTATGCGCAGGATTTCTCCGTGCGTGGCGGCACTTTGGGAGTCGCGGAAGGCCGCAAGATCTGCCGGTTGATGGACAAGGCGCTCGATCTGAAAGTGCCGATCATCGCGCTCATCGATTCGGGTGGCGCCCGCATTCAGGAAGGCGTGGCCGCGCTGACGCAATACGGGCATCTGTTCCGCAAAACCTGCGATGCCAGCGGTTTCGTGCCGCAGCTTTCGCTGATTCTCGGCCCTTGCGCGGGCGGAGCCGTGTACTGCCCGGCACTGACCGACCTGATCATCATGACCCGCGAGAACTCCAACATGTTCGTCACCGGCCCTGACGTGGTCAAAGCGGCCACCGGCGAAGTGATTAGCATGGACGATCTCGGTGGCGGCTATGTGCACAACGCCACCTCCGGCGTAGCGCACTATTTGGGCGAAGACGAAGCTGACGCGATCGACTACGCGCGAACCGTGCTCGCCTACCTGCCGTCCAACTCCGACCTGCAGCCTCCCACCTACGCGTACGCCGCAACCCGCTCCGATCGTGACGTAGCCAAACGACTCGCCACCATCGTGCCCGACAACGACCGCCAGCCATACGACGTGCTCGACGTGATCCGCTGCATCGTGGACTACGGCGAATTCGTACAAGTGCACGAGCTGTTTGCAAGCTCCGCAGTGGTGGGATTCGCCTGCGTGAACGGGCATCCGGTCGGCATTGTGGCAAACCAGCCGAACGTCAACGCGGGCATCCTCGACGTGGATTCCTCCGAAAAAGTGGCACGATTCGTGCGTCTGTGCGACGCGTTCAACCTGCCGGTCGTCACCTTGGTGGACACCCCCGGGTACAAGCCTGGCGCCGAACAGGAACATGCGGGCATCATCCGCCGCGGTGCGAAAGTGATCTACGCCTACGCCAACGCGCAAGTGCCGCTGGTCACCG is a window of Bifidobacterium catenulatum DSM 16992 = JCM 1194 = LMG 11043 DNA encoding:
- a CDS encoding ATP-binding protein, giving the protein MPKNVNKLLVANRGEIALRVVRTAREMGIPTVAVYAEQDRHAQYVQMADDAYLLSGDTYKDTYLNEDLLIDILQRSGADAVHPGYGFLSEVASFAQKVIDAGAAWVGPNPEALVDLGDKITARRVATFAKVPPVPGISQSISDMRLLLDFAHTHGYPLMLKRTDGGGGRGITLVHNDDELRGFYMNHDALQGGDLNEYFVERFIDKGRHVETQCGRDSHGNFTVYSTRDCSVQRRNQKLVEEAPAPFLPSDVTDQLETYSRRLFEAVDYEGLGTCEFMVTEQGKVYFLEVNPRLQVEHTVSEEVCGLDLVREQLTIANGEELTVNHPLRGHSFELRLTCEDPAKNLAPSSGTLTSLRWPSGPGIRVDSGVVEGDTISPKFDSMMGKLVVTASDRAAAVARVRRALSELKVEGVPTPASLFEQIFNDDEFTAEHGAAYDVSTKWLERKYLNKEAVSSQGGQPASVSGTTGSLDVDKKESSETFVIEVNNRRVSLTVPNDIVANLTGGAKARDAKRAIQPLRGQGLHHAQKKQQSNDGQSGVIASPMQAVVTRINVAEGQQVAKGDLLVVLESMKMENYVYAPVKGAVTKIFVGPAAGVEAGETLMTIDVTGASGNGKQADGTAVGDTTEGGK
- a CDS encoding biotin--[acetyl-CoA-carboxylase] ligase, which translates into the protein MMAILDSAMIMPRTCVAADQVLLLDTVGSTNTYAANLVREGVLFGANGADGVNSADGVNAGKSAWSGHEIVVIAANEQTAGRGRLDHTWTSVPGESFIVSLVVSVPVSIMRDLSVSGWLQMIAGYEMREAIVGAVRDCGGDFDGKIGTIALKWPNDIFVEGRKLGGILAEMVPITGCGDRVAIVIGVGLNLAVAQERLPIDMATSLQLIAHDLPDAAVMRDAIAARWVQGLRSRLADFEEDPHREAVRAREVMIPICWTLGKSCEAHFVDGTILRGKANALNDDASLTIEDQEGVLHRVSTADVGVLGK
- a CDS encoding acyl-CoA carboxylase subunit beta; amino-acid sequence: MTDIIASPAVKEAVKIVMEQQERLGKNAAEAVSAAATASATDVPGASQPIRASVLRAAQLAHEAEDHARNRQHVKGKLTARERLDLLLDTGSFEEIGRFCGGDINGGRAGAAVITGFGEVFGRKVAVYAQDFSVRGGTLGVAEGRKICRLMDKALDLKVPIIALIDSGGARIQEGVAALTQYGHLFRKTCDASGFVPQLSLILGPCAGGAVYCPALTDLIIMTRENSNMFVTGPDVVKAATGEVISMDDLGGGYVHNATSGVAHYLGEDEADAIDYARTVLAYLPSNSDLQPPTYAYAATRSDRDVAKRLATIVPDNDRQPYDVLDVIRCIVDYGEFVQVHELFASSAVVGFACVNGHPVGIVANQPNVNAGILDVDSSEKVARFVRLCDAFNLPVVTLVDTPGYKPGAEQEHAGIIRRGAKVIYAYANAQVPLVTVILRKAFGGAYIVMGSKAIGADLNYAWPSSQIAVLGAAGAVNIIHRKDLQKAKDAGKDVEALRAKYVADYERTTVNANLSLEMGEIDAMIDPEQTRETIIESLKLLSSKKRVRKTTKHHGNQPL
- a CDS encoding biotin transporter BioY — its product is MLTLKTTLKTATSGTLGSVLKPTLFAVLMWAASAAGAVPIPGTPVPITLQTFVVMLAALMLPWKQAGAAMLMYLAAGAVGLPVFAGGASTMALVGPSAGFLIGFLPAAVVTSLLKGEARTDSLKHGALTAARYLFACVAGCIVLDYLLGFIVQSAITGVALPIVAVASMGFIAGDAVKAVVASAVVAGLAKLK
- a CDS encoding DUF6020 family protein is translated as MPLMSEVKKTGKRGGKVGTFLSWTLAVLACLWVAWCCAIGPLYWFGGGLSDFGWLNVLYLAVAFAICFSIVVALVRFGHGRRVLPRYFVRRYERLCDEIAGTPTTVLGIMLRHLHDAAHSRPGRALHAMIVWLGRKLTRCTDCWWKLMLVFVIGWLWVPTTLLAAFGADIRSQIREFSWALNQWMGLKQPYIGFFSFVPMDIYPTAHYMWPDNPTYLTDQHNVVLTVFYGAVAAVSRYFTDSNDAGIVVLAALQWLFAAFCCSATANRFFNLPWRRLGVGTFDFSHPERHDCWNMRDYTHPEAGVVARPSRLRAGAKTRFVILLFFMVCPLAVFATISLTKSPLFAFAFVWWFGVWYELHMTHIKALPTINSKPTRLRKRSIMALIISSCVMLISAKYAWYIILFTLILALINDRKRWKTYLVALLLPTILIHGGIVFLTNTGAIIGGDPIESRGIQLQQIARVAKYNPKGIPADAAEKLEPIFNLDQMAEAYSWQDADPVKSSGIQSKKVSYKWRTVTEDDMKNFNEAWLEIVVANPVIALDAFFAECFGYFNVTDLPYVSMDYYVNNDYVQSGNVWIHLYNHDWRDAVAGFAKGWGNIPVVGWVTHGNLYVTLMLLVGAAEVVLRRWRSLSWHLPLLLLMGVMITAPANNFERHMLPVAFVFGFVCLQFWRESRNARLAANANVVSEHEASQVRQDE